TGGCGCATCGACCATGCCGCGGCGCACGAGATGGCCGGGCAGCCGGACCGGTTCCCGGCCCGGTTCGACGCCTGGCGCCTCCAATGGCGGGTGCCCCGCTACACGTACCTCACGAGCAGCGACACGGCCGCGGACCACCGGCTCCTCATCGACGCCACCGCGCATTCCCACACCAACGAGATACGGCGAGCCCTGAACCGTCTGCGGCCCGGCGGCAGCGTGGTCCTCCAGGAGGCCGTTCCCGGCCTCGACGACGCCTGGGTCAGTGGGCCGAACGGCCGCCACACCGTCGAACTCGTGGTGTCCATGACCCGCAACGCCCCTGTTCCGCGCTCCGTTCCACCCGGCAAAGCCGGCGCCCGGGTGGCGAGGGCAGACCGGCTGCGCCCCCCGGGCAGCGACTGGACCTTCGTCAAGCTCTACGGCGACCGGCAGGAGGAGGAATCCCTGCTCGTCGGCGGCATCCGCGAGCTCATCCGCTCGCTGGACCGCCATTCCGACCGAGGCGTCTTCCTGCGCTACGCGGACCCCGAACCCCACCTGCGGCTACGCCTGCGCGGCAACCCCTCCGTGCTCGTCCCCGCACTCAGCGACTGGGCCGGCACCCTCCTCGCCGACGGCCACCTCTCGCGGTTCACCTTCGACGTCTACGATCGTGAGATCGAACGCTACGGCGGCCTCATCGGGATGGACGTCACCGAACAGCTGTACTCCGCCGACAGTTCCGCCGTTCTCGACCTGCTCTCCCTCGACCACGCCGGGAAGTCTCAGCTCGACAGGACGGGCCTGGCCCTGCTGACCATTGACGACCTGTTGACCGCGCTCGGCCTGAGCGAAGCCGAGAGGCTCCGCTTCTACCACCGGGAGACTCCCCAGCGACGGCTCGCGGGCGCCGAGTACCGCACCCGCAAGGCGGAATTCTGTGACCTGCTGCGCAAACCACCTCCTCGTCCCATTGGCGACGTCCTCACCCGGCGTCGTCCTCACCTGGCAGACGTCGCCGACCGGCTCACCGATCTGAAACGCCGCCGGCAACTCGGCAAGACGCTGCCCGAGCTGTGCCACAGCTACGTACACCTGCACTGCAACCGCCTCCTGGGCACGGACCGTGCTGCCGAGAACACGGCGTTGGAACTGCTCTACCGCACCCGCCACAGCCTGGCATCAGGAGCCTGAACCCCGATTCGGGGCGGCCCGGTGGTGAGGGGGCAGAGAGGCTGCTGTGCAGCGCGGGGCCGAAGGGGTGCCGTCCTGGCTCCGACTCAGGTCACTGGATTCCAGTGGCCGTGGTCACCATGCGTTGATGACCGGTGCGTCGGGTTCGTGCTGCCGCCAGGCCTCGTTGAGGCGCGCGAGCCGGTTCGCGGCGGCGATGCCGCGCAGGGACGCGACCTTGCCGTCGCTGACTTCGAACGCCACGGCGCCCACGACCCGGTCGTCGACCACGGCGAGGACGGCCGGGGAGCCGTTGACCAGCGCGATGCACATCGCGGGTGAGCCGCCGGCCAGCCGCCGCTTCGCCGGCGTGGGCTTGAAGCCGGCCCGCACGTAGGAGGCGACCCGCTCGCGCGTCCTGTACCGCAACAGCCGCTTGCCCAGTCCGGCGCCGTCCGAGAACGCCGTCACGTCCTCGGTGAGCAGCGCCACCAGCCGTTCGGTGCGCCCCGACGTGGCGGCGGCGAGGAACTCCTCGACGACCCGGCGCGCGGACGCGGGGTCGGCCTCGCCGCCGCGGCGGCGCTCGGCGGCGACCCGGATCCGGGCCCGGTGGACACGCTGCTGGCTCGCGGACTCGGTGATGTCGAGGATCCCGGCGATCTCGGCGTGGCTGTACGAGAAGGCCTCGCGCAAGACATAGACGGCCCGTTCGACCGGGGAGAGACGCTCCAAGAGGGTCAGTACGGCCAAGGACACCGATTCGCGCTGCTCGAAGGTGTCGGCAGGGCCGAGCATCGGGTCGCCCTCGAGGAGCGGCTCGGGCAGCCAGGCACCGGCCGCTCGCTCGTGGCGCGCCTGCGCCGAGCGGAGCCGGTCGAGGCAGAGGTTGGTGACGACCTTGGTCAGCCACGCTTCCGGCACCTCGACCCGCTCGCGGTCCGCGGCCTGCCAGCGCAGGAACGTGTCCTGCACGGCGTCCTCGGCGTCGGCGGCCGAGCCGAGCAGACGGTACGCGAGCGAGGCCAGCCGGCCCCGGCTGGCCTCGAACCGGTCGATGGCTTCGCTGTCCATGCGCAGCAGCCTATGCGGCGACCCTCACACCGGCCCGGTCGGGCACGGTGGCCAGGCGGCGCTTGCGCTTCGGCATGCCGAAGGTCGGGTGGGCGATGCCCCACCCGGCCCCGTTGAGTACGCCCGACTTGAGCCGCGCGGCGGTCCGGCCGCCCAGGTACCAGGACTTCGACCGGGCCTCCCCGTCCACCATCTGGAAGATCGCGTCCCGCCGCCCGAGGCTGATGTGGTTACCGTGGTATTTCAGCCCGGTGGTCGGGACATCACTGCCCGTCAGGCGCGCGATGATCGCGGCGGTCGCCTGCATGTTGGTGAACCCGGCCGAGGCGCAGGACATCGGCAGCGCCCGGCCGTTCTCGCCGATCGCGTAGGCGCAGTCTCCGGCGGCGTAGACGTCCGGGTGCGAGACCGAGCGCATGGTGCGGTCGACGACGATCTGGCCGGTCTCGGCGACCTCCAGGCCGCTGGCGGCCGCGATGGGGTGCACGGCGAACCCGGCCGACCACACGGTCACGTCGGCGTGGATGGACGTACCGTCGGCAGCGATCGCCCGTGTCGCCTCGACGGCTTCGATGCCGGTGTGCTCGTGGACGGTGACGCCGAGCCGGTCGAAGGCATGGCGCAGGTGCCGGCGGGCCTTCGGGGAGAGCCAGGCGCCCAGCTCGCCGCGTGCGGCGAGCGCGACCGAGAGGTCGGGCCGGGACTCGGCGAACTCGGTGGCGGTCTCGATGCCGGTCAGCCCCTCACCGACGACCAGCACGGTGCCGCCCTCGCCCAGGCCGGCCAGGCGCTCGCGCAGACGCAGCGCCGAGGACCGGCCGGTCACGTCGAAGGCGTACTCGGCCACGCCGGGGACGCCATGGTGGGCTACGGAGCTGCCGAGCGCGTAGAGGAGCGTGTCGTACGCGAGCTCACCGTCGCCGTCCTCGCCGGTCACGGCGACGGTCCTGCGCTCGGGGTCGACGCCGGTGACGCGAGCCAGGCACAGCCGCACCCCGGTGCCCGCGAATACGTCGGCGAGCCTGCGGAACGCGAGTTCCTGGCCGACCGCGAGCTGGTGGAGCCGCATCCGCTCGACGAAGTCGGGCACGGCGTTGACGACGGTGATCTCGGTGTCGGCCGGGGAGAGCCGACGGGCCAGGTTTCCGGCGGCGAAGGCCCCGGCGTATCCGGCGCCGAGTACGACGATGCGGTGCTTCATGGCGTTGCTCCTGTCTCGTTCGCGTGCCCCTTGAACGGGACGGCGCCCCGATTGCTGACAGGAGCCGGGTGTGACGCGGGTCACCGAACTCAGACGAGCTCCTTCTCGCCGATTGGCGACCCGAACCGGGTCGCGAGAGCGTTGGTCTAGCCCCGGGCCGGTGCGCGGGGGCGGGTTCGGGGGAAAGCCCGTCGCGGGGGCGGGATCCGGCGGGGGTGCCGTCTGCCTCAGGGAGGAGTGCCATGTCGGGTACGGAGGACGGGTACGGCACCGAGTCCGGCTGGGGCGCGCAGCGCCCTTACGGTTCGGGGGCCGAGGGGTGGGACGGCACGGAGAGTTCGGCGGGTACCGAGACCGTGACCGGCACGGAGTCGACGACCGGGACCGAGTCAGTCACGGGGACGGAGCCCTCGTACGGGTCGGGCCCGGACGGGTCGTTTCGGGTTGCCGGCGACTCCCCCACGTCGACCTCGGCGTCCTCCCCTGCCTGGGCCGCGGTGCGGTGCAGGCCGGTGGGGATCCGCGCGTCGAAGTACGCCTCGCGCTCCCGGGCGACCGCGTCGAGAGCGTAGGCGAGGTCGCGGAAGCCGGGCGAGGTCGCCTCGGCGATCCGGGCCCGGGATGCCTCCAGGGCCATTTCGACCTCCGTGCCGATCTGTTTGGCGCGGTCTTTGGTGATCAGCACTTCGTCCTTCAGCGGCACCTTGATGTCGTCCAGGGTGTTGACGAGCGAAGCGGCGGCCTGGGCCGCAGCGCCTATGCCAAAGGTGACGGTGCCGTCGGACACGCTCCCCCTGAAGTCGCGTGCCGAGTGGTGCCTGTCCAGTTCTCTCTCCTTGGCAAGGGGCCAAACCTCCGGGCTCCGGGCGTCGTTGACTGCGCACTGCGACGGCTCGGATGGCACCCGGGGCCGGAACGGCAGCGGGGATGAACGGATCCCCGGCTCCCCCGGCGTCGGCGTAGTCGCCGAGCGCGATCCCGCCGCCCGCCGCCGTCGGTGGATGTCGTCGTCAGGCCGGTCGAGGCCGCTGTAGTCCCTGGAGGAGCAGTTCGATCAAACGGCGGGGGTCGTACAGGGGGTCGCTGTCGCGTCCGATGCAGAGGTTGCCGATGCCGCGCATCAGCTCGTAGGGCTGCGTGCCGGGCCTGATGTCGCCGGCGTCGACCGCTGCGTCGAGGAGTTGGGCGCAGACGGGCAGCAGGCGGTCGAGGAAGTAGGTGTGCAGCGGGGCGAAGCGGTCGCTGTCGGACTGCAGGGCGTCGGCGAGTCCGTGCTTGGTGACCAGGAAGTCGACGAAGAGGTCGATCCACTGGCGCAGTGCGTCGACCGGGGAGCCGGCACTGGCCAGCAGCTTCGGGCCGGCTTCCGCGCATGCCTCGATCTGGTGGCGGTAGACGGCGGTGACGAGATCCGCCCGGGTGGGGAAGTGCCGGTAGATCGTGGCCATCCCGACGCCCGCCCGGGCAGCGATCTGTCGGATCGGCGCGTCGACGCCGGAGGTGACGAACACCTCGGCGGCGGCGGTGAGCACCGTCTGCCGGTTGCGCTGGGCGTCGGCCCGCTTGCTTCGGGCCGGCGGCTCCCCTGCGGGGCTCTCGGTGGGCATCACGTTCACGTTCTCCTTCGACACCGCTTGACAAAACGGAGCGACGCTCCGGATATTAAGCGGAGCAGCGTTCCGTTTCAGCTTAGCCGAAGCGGCCGCTCCTGACCGCCTTGTCCGTCGCCGGTCGCACGAGACCGGCTGACGGCAGGTGCCACCGAAAGGGAGTCCACATCGTGAGCACATCCACCGCCACCACCGCCGACGCCTTGGGCGCGCCCGTCCCGGTCCTGTCCTTCAGTCCGGTGGTGCTGTCCGTACCGGGACGTCCCGTGGGCCTACAGGTACGTGTCTCCGCGCCCGCGACCGGAACGAGCCTTCCCGTCCTCCTCCTCTCCCACGGCCACGGCCCCTCGAACAACCTCTCCTCGCTCAACGGCTACGCGCCGCTCGCCAACCTCTGGGCGGCGCACGGGTTCGTCGTCGTCCAGCCCACCCACCTCACCTCAAGGACACTGACCGACCTGGTCGCCGACGCCCCCGGCGCACCCGACTTCTGGCGCTCCCGCGCCGAGGACATGACCCACGTCCTCGACCGGCTCGAGGTGATCGAGAACGCCGTGCCGCAGCTCGCCGGGCGGATCGACCACACGAGGGTCGCCCTCGTCGGACACTCACTCGGCGGCTTCACCGCCGCCCTCCTGCTGGGCGCCGGGATCACCGACCCCGACACCGGGAGGGTGGTGCACCTGGTCGAGCCCCGGATCAAGGCGGGCGTGCTGCTCGCCGCGCCCGGCAGGGGCGGCGACGTCTTCAACGGGCCCATGGCCGAGCAATGGCCGATCATCGGGGCCGTCGACTTCTCCACCATGACCACACCCGCGCTGGTCGTCGCCGGCGACAAGGACGACCCCCGGCACTTCACGGACATGGGGCCGGACTGGCACGCCGACCCCTACACCCTCGCCCCCGGTCCCAAGACCCTGCTCACCCTGTTCGACGCGGAGCACGGACTCGGCGGGATCGCCGGATACGACGCCGCCGAGACCACGGACGAAAGCCCCGAGCGGGTCGCCGCCCTCGCACGGCTCACTGCGGCCTACCTCCGCACCCGGCTCCACCCCGGCGACAACGCCTGGCAGACCGCGCACGAGGCGCTGACGACCGGCCCCGATCCGGTCGGACGAGTCGAAGCCAAGTAAGCCGTCCAAGCTGCGGCTCTACCCGGACGGCACCTGATCGCCGCGTAGTACCGCCCGGTTGCCGAAGGGCGCCCCCGGAACCGGGCTCGTGGCGGCACCCCGTGCCAGGTCCGCGTGGCCGCGGGCGCGTCCAGTGGCCTGTGCCGCAACGGCACGGGGCCGCCCGCCCGGCGCTGAGGCATCCGGACGGGCGGCTGGATCACCGGTTGGATCGGCGGTGATGACGCTGCGTCACTCCGGAAGCCGCTTGATGATCCACTGACACAGCTCCTGGGTGATCGCGGTGTGCTGGGTGGTGGCCGAGGAGCAGAGGAACTCGTCCAGCTCACTTTCGTTCGGGTCGAGCGTGGCGACCTTCGCGTACAGGTCCTCCTGCTTGTCGATGTCGCGGATCGCCACCGCACTGATGGTGGGCACGAAGCAGATGGCCTCGTGCCGCAGGTCGACCTTGCCGCCCTTCGCCACCAGCTCGTCCGCCACGATCTTGTAGGAGGCGAGGGTGCCGCCCGGTGCACCGTCCAGCTCGGGGAAGCCGCTGGTGGTGACTGTCTTCGCGGCGGGCGGGAGCAGCCGCTTCAGCTCGGCGACCGTGACGTTCTTGCCGGCGGCCTGGGTGTAGAAGGTCGTGCCGGGGAAGCCGATCAGGCCGGTGCTCTTCAGGGCCATGTCGCCGGGCGGGATGCTGAGGCCCATGCCGTCGCCGGTGCCGTTGGCCACCGCGATCGTCCGCGGGATCCGCGGCCAGCCGCCCATGCGGTCCAGCTCGTCCAGCAGCTCGGTGCGCAGCGGGTCGATCTCGTCCTTGCCGGTCTCGCTGTTGTAGTGGCGCCAGAGCATCTGCCGGGCTGCCGGGCTGTTCATCTGCCGCGCGAAGTCGTTGGCCAGCGGGATGAAGTGTGCGAACGCCTGCAGGCCGATCGGGATCACGGCGCCGCGGTGCGGGGTGTCGTAGGAGAAGTACAGCTCGGTCTGGTGGTCCGCCCGCTCCGTCTCCATCTTGGCCAGCGCGTAGCGGGTGACCAGGCCGCCCATGCTGAAGCCGCCGACGGTCAGCCGGTCGTCACCGACGCGCTCCCCAATGGTCCGCTGAATCGCCGCGATGACGGTGTCTGCGTTCTTCTGGATAGGCGCGGTGCGCTCGTCGAACCCGACCAGGATCACGGTGCGCCCCTGCTTGCGCAGGGCGGTCAGGAACTTGTACTCCCCGCCGTCCAGGCCCTGGGCGAGCCACTGCAGATCGCTCCGGCCGAGGCTGAAGCCGTCCGCCATGACCACCGGCTTGGCGACGTGGTCGGTGCCCTCGCCGTAGTAGACCCAGGCGAAGCCGTTCGGCAGCTCCCACTCCGCGTCGCGCTGATGCACTGGGACCGTAATGGGCGGCTTCGAACTCAGCGGCGCCGCCGCGATCAGCTTGCCGCTGATCTGCTCCGCCTTGGCGTCCTTGCCGTCCTGGGTTCCGGGCATGGGCATCTCCTTCTGGCTGCGCGCACGGCTCGGCAGTCCGGCGACGCCGGACGCGCGGGGGTGCGGGGTGAGATGCGATGACCACTCATCGCGCACGTAGCGTAACGGATCGGTTACGCACAGGCATAGCGTGTGCGCGTGGCGGGGCGGCCGGCCTGAAGGTTCTCCCACAGGTCGGAGAA
This DNA window, taken from Streptomyces sp. NBC_01408, encodes the following:
- a CDS encoding NAD(P)/FAD-dependent oxidoreductase, coding for MKHRIVVLGAGYAGAFAAGNLARRLSPADTEITVVNAVPDFVERMRLHQLAVGQELAFRRLADVFAGTGVRLCLARVTGVDPERRTVAVTGEDGDGELAYDTLLYALGSSVAHHGVPGVAEYAFDVTGRSSALRLRERLAGLGEGGTVLVVGEGLTGIETATEFAESRPDLSVALAARGELGAWLSPKARRHLRHAFDRLGVTVHEHTGIEAVEATRAIAADGTSIHADVTVWSAGFAVHPIAAASGLEVAETGQIVVDRTMRSVSHPDVYAAGDCAYAIGENGRALPMSCASAGFTNMQATAAIIARLTGSDVPTTGLKYHGNHISLGRRDAIFQMVDGEARSKSWYLGGRTAARLKSGVLNGAGWGIAHPTFGMPKRKRRLATVPDRAGVRVAA
- a CDS encoding alpha/beta fold hydrolase, which gives rise to MSTSTATTADALGAPVPVLSFSPVVLSVPGRPVGLQVRVSAPATGTSLPVLLLSHGHGPSNNLSSLNGYAPLANLWAAHGFVVVQPTHLTSRTLTDLVADAPGAPDFWRSRAEDMTHVLDRLEVIENAVPQLAGRIDHTRVALVGHSLGGFTAALLLGAGITDPDTGRVVHLVEPRIKAGVLLAAPGRGGDVFNGPMAEQWPIIGAVDFSTMTTPALVVAGDKDDPRHFTDMGPDWHADPYTLAPGPKTLLTLFDAEHGLGGIAGYDAAETTDESPERVAALARLTAAYLRTRLHPGDNAWQTAHEALTTGPDPVGRVEAK
- a CDS encoding TetR/AcrR family transcriptional regulator; protein product: MPTESPAGEPPARSKRADAQRNRQTVLTAAAEVFVTSGVDAPIRQIAARAGVGMATIYRHFPTRADLVTAVYRHQIEACAEAGPKLLASAGSPVDALRQWIDLFVDFLVTKHGLADALQSDSDRFAPLHTYFLDRLLPVCAQLLDAAVDAGDIRPGTQPYELMRGIGNLCIGRDSDPLYDPRRLIELLLQGLQRPRPA
- a CDS encoding sigma-70 family RNA polymerase sigma factor, which translates into the protein MDSEAIDRFEASRGRLASLAYRLLGSAADAEDAVQDTFLRWQAADRERVEVPEAWLTKVVTNLCLDRLRSAQARHERAAGAWLPEPLLEGDPMLGPADTFEQRESVSLAVLTLLERLSPVERAVYVLREAFSYSHAEIAGILDITESASQQRVHRARIRVAAERRRGGEADPASARRVVEEFLAAATSGRTERLVALLTEDVTAFSDGAGLGKRLLRYRTRERVASYVRAGFKPTPAKRRLAGGSPAMCIALVNGSPAVLAVVDDRVVGAVAFEVSDGKVASLRGIAAANRLARLNEAWRQHEPDAPVINAW